The Nocardioides pantholopis genome window below encodes:
- a CDS encoding ABC transporter permease: MLRRLGGVLVVLVLVLTMVFLMLHATPGGPETAYLGSNPTPEKRAAVMAQLGLDQPLWAQYLSFVASVLTFDLGSSLTTGAPVTELLGDRMLVTLELGLVSFLVWTAIGMLAGALAAARRGRTLDGVVRVGSVVALSIPSFWLGLVLVMIFGLYLPGVLPSSGWVPFSEDPVENLRSLVLPAFTLGIGASAVIARTLRASMIDALEADHVAFGRALGLPERTVLSRLALRNAVIPTLTVLGMMLGTFIGGAVLVENVFNVPGIGQLVVTSFLTHDYPVAIAATVWTAGTFLVSTLVVDLLYFAINPRIRAQFVGGSR, from the coding sequence GTGCTCCGACGCCTCGGCGGGGTCCTGGTCGTCCTCGTCCTCGTCCTCACCATGGTGTTCCTGATGCTGCACGCGACCCCGGGTGGTCCCGAGACGGCCTACCTCGGCAGCAACCCGACCCCGGAGAAGCGCGCGGCCGTGATGGCCCAGCTCGGCCTCGACCAGCCGCTGTGGGCGCAGTACCTCTCCTTCGTCGCCAGCGTGCTCACCTTCGACCTGGGCAGCTCCCTGACCACCGGCGCGCCGGTGACCGAGCTCCTCGGCGACCGGATGCTCGTCACGCTCGAGCTCGGCCTGGTCTCGTTCCTCGTGTGGACCGCGATCGGCATGCTCGCCGGTGCGCTGGCCGCGGCCCGCCGCGGTCGCACCCTGGACGGGGTGGTCCGGGTCGGCAGCGTCGTGGCGCTCTCGATCCCCAGCTTCTGGCTCGGCCTGGTGCTGGTGATGATCTTCGGCCTCTACCTCCCGGGGGTGCTGCCGAGCTCCGGCTGGGTGCCGTTCAGCGAGGACCCGGTCGAGAACCTGCGGTCGCTGGTGCTGCCGGCCTTCACGCTGGGCATCGGCGCCTCGGCGGTGATCGCGCGGACCCTGCGGGCCTCGATGATCGACGCCCTCGAGGCCGACCACGTCGCGTTCGGGCGGGCCCTGGGCCTCCCGGAGCGGACGGTGCTGTCCCGGCTGGCGCTGCGCAACGCGGTGATCCCGACGCTGACGGTGCTCGGGATGATGCTCGGCACCTTCATCGGGGGAGCGGTGCTGGTCGAGAACGTCTTCAACGTCCCCGGGATCGGCCAGCTCGTCGTGACCTCGTTCCTCACCCACGACTACCCGGTGGCGATCGCGGCGACCGTCTGGACCGCCGGCACCTTCCTGGTCAGCACGCTCGTGGTCGACCTGCTCTACTTCGCGATCAACCCGCGGATCCGTGCCCAGTTCGTCGGAGGTTCGCGATGA
- a CDS encoding ABC transporter permease, with product MSALAAPTRRRPSLPRLSVLGWVGLVLVTAFCLLAIVGPLFSLPPDERTGGALEAPSMAHWFGTDDLGRDVFARTAVGARLSLFVALGSVAAGLVVAVPIGLLAGYRGGTWVDDALMRVMEALQALPVFVLALFVVGMIGTGPTDVGPITLSAGTKVIALLAISFLPFFARVTRAATLVEVQEEYVDALRVVGVSRRRIMLGELLPNVLPPVLVQAFLWVGVAVFAESALSFLGLGVQPPQASLGNLLSDATSALMIGGWWLSVIPGLAILLVTIGVNLLGDEVEQRLGGRH from the coding sequence ATGAGCGCGCTCGCCGCTCCCACTCGCCGGCGGCCCAGCCTGCCGCGGCTCTCGGTCCTCGGGTGGGTCGGGCTGGTCCTGGTCACCGCCTTCTGCCTGCTCGCGATCGTCGGCCCGCTGTTCTCGCTGCCGCCGGACGAGCGGACCGGCGGGGCCCTCGAGGCGCCGAGCATGGCGCACTGGTTCGGCACCGACGACCTGGGCCGCGACGTGTTCGCCCGCACCGCCGTGGGCGCCCGGCTCTCCCTGTTCGTCGCGCTCGGCAGCGTCGCCGCCGGACTCGTGGTCGCGGTCCCCATCGGCCTGCTCGCGGGCTACCGGGGCGGCACCTGGGTCGACGACGCGCTGATGCGGGTGATGGAGGCCCTCCAGGCCCTGCCGGTCTTCGTCCTGGCGCTGTTCGTCGTCGGCATGATCGGCACCGGTCCCACCGACGTCGGCCCGATCACGCTCTCCGCCGGGACCAAGGTGATCGCGCTGCTGGCGATCTCGTTCCTGCCGTTCTTCGCCCGGGTCACCCGGGCTGCCACCCTGGTCGAGGTCCAGGAGGAGTACGTCGACGCACTGCGCGTCGTGGGCGTCTCCCGGCGCCGGATCATGCTGGGCGAGCTGCTGCCCAACGTGCTGCCCCCGGTGCTGGTCCAGGCCTTCCTCTGGGTGGGCGTTGCGGTCTTCGCCGAGAGCGCCCTGTCCTTCCTGGGCCTCGGGGTCCAGCCGCCGCAGGCGAGCCTCGGCAACCTGCTCTCGGACGCCACGAGCGCCCTGATGATCGGCGGCTGGTGGCTCTCGGTGATCCCCGGCCTGGCGATCCTGCTCGTCACCATCGGCGTCAACCTGCTCGGCGACGAGGTCGAGCAGCGCCTCGGCGGCCGCCACTGA
- a CDS encoding ABC transporter substrate-binding protein, whose product MTSGSFALSRRGLLGGLGVLTAGLALASCGDSDSSSSGGKTGGKPVAGGALVLGLPSLSDYLNPLVATTNSLAWVTDPIVESLYTYDEEMNSVPLLAAGDPTISEDGLTWTIELVDGVTFSNGDPLTADHVAAVINHVSDPSAYTDWTSYFAYFVSGAKAKGKQTVVISLAMPYGVLRSHLTSLPIVHADTLKKTDTTIGTGPYVIDKVTQGQSVLLRRNEGYHGTAPGPDTLEFKAIPDAGTRLVNLREGKIHVMTDVPASNVETLKKDKALSVQVVDAPISILTYFNATKAPFDDVRVRQALAHSMDREGVAELVYGGTATPAQGPAGPALEAHDPDLDLYPTTPDIEKAKELLAEAGVDKVEFTLTISSSSEATVKMAEVLAQGWAKAGITCRLDTTDAGTWITRWMEGDYEMAMTNYITGVSAGDSAFPLFTSYASTNTMNFGYANKEADGLMTQAWATTDPAERASLTKQVDRILAEDAVAIPPVYPRMLIAQRRDVTALDESQLAVGRIDAAALRRLG is encoded by the coding sequence ATGACGTCTGGTTCCTTCGCCCTCTCCCGCCGCGGCCTGCTCGGCGGCCTCGGGGTGCTCACCGCCGGCCTGGCCCTGGCCAGCTGCGGCGACAGCGACAGCAGCAGCTCCGGGGGGAAGACCGGCGGCAAGCCGGTGGCCGGCGGCGCGCTCGTCCTGGGCCTGCCCTCGCTCTCGGACTACCTCAACCCGCTGGTCGCCACCACCAACTCGCTGGCCTGGGTGACCGACCCGATCGTCGAGTCGCTCTACACCTACGACGAGGAGATGAACTCGGTCCCGCTGCTCGCCGCCGGTGACCCGACCATCTCCGAGGACGGCCTGACCTGGACCATCGAGCTGGTCGACGGCGTCACCTTCTCCAACGGCGACCCGCTCACCGCCGACCACGTCGCCGCGGTGATCAACCACGTCAGCGACCCCAGCGCCTACACCGACTGGACCAGCTACTTCGCCTACTTCGTCTCCGGCGCCAAGGCGAAGGGCAAGCAGACTGTCGTCATCTCGTTGGCCATGCCCTACGGCGTGCTGCGCTCGCACCTGACGAGCCTGCCGATCGTGCACGCGGACACCCTGAAGAAGACCGACACCACGATCGGCACCGGCCCCTACGTGATCGACAAGGTCACCCAGGGCCAGTCGGTGCTGCTGCGCCGCAACGAGGGGTACCACGGCACCGCGCCGGGCCCGGACACGCTGGAGTTCAAGGCCATCCCGGACGCCGGCACCCGACTGGTGAACCTGCGCGAGGGCAAGATCCACGTGATGACCGACGTCCCGGCCAGCAACGTGGAGACCCTGAAGAAGGACAAGGCGCTGAGCGTCCAGGTCGTCGACGCGCCGATCTCGATCCTGACCTACTTCAACGCCACCAAGGCGCCGTTCGACGACGTCCGGGTGCGCCAGGCGCTGGCCCACTCGATGGACCGCGAGGGCGTCGCCGAGCTCGTGTACGGCGGCACCGCGACCCCCGCCCAGGGCCCGGCCGGCCCGGCGCTGGAGGCCCACGACCCGGACCTCGACCTCTACCCGACCACGCCCGACATCGAGAAGGCCAAGGAGCTGCTCGCCGAGGCCGGCGTCGACAAGGTCGAGTTCACCCTGACGATCAGCAGCTCCTCGGAGGCCACGGTGAAGATGGCCGAGGTGCTCGCGCAGGGCTGGGCCAAGGCCGGGATCACCTGCCGCCTCGACACCACCGACGCCGGCACCTGGATCACCCGCTGGATGGAGGGTGACTACGAGATGGCGATGACCAACTACATCACCGGTGTCAGCGCCGGCGACTCGGCGTTCCCGCTGTTCACCTCCTACGCGTCGACGAACACGATGAACTTCGGCTACGCGAACAAGGAGGCCGACGGCCTGATGACCCAGGCCTGGGCCACCACCGACCCCGCGGAGCGCGCCTCGCTGACCAAGCAGGTCGACCGGATCCTCGCCGAGGACGCCGTCGCGATCCCGCCGGTCTACCCGCGGATGCTCATCGCGCAGCGCCGCGACGTCACCGCCCTGGACGAGTCGCAGCTCGCCGTGGGCCGCATCGACGCGGCCGCGCTGCGGCGTCTGGGCTGA
- a CDS encoding ABC transporter ATP-binding protein produces MSSLPGPAGADQEATGPLLHVERLGVTYRTPAGPLPAVRDVSFTVGRGEVFGLVGESGSGKSTLLSALMRLLARGTELTAARLELDGQDLLGLNESGLRALRGTQIGLVPQRPMTSLSPVTPVATQLRRLTGGTVSDERLHELLTSVGLGGLRQRLGDYPFQFSGGQLQRMLIAIAVLAREPRLVLADEPTTTLDATVQAQVLRLLVDLRERLGNTVVLVTHDLNVVAQVCDRVGVMYGGRLVEVAPTRQLFEDPQHPYTAALLAAMPSKHLPGERLRPIPGTVSGAQRLPGCPFAPRCPRADDRCREVDPEPRLIGVHTVRCHHPGGMA; encoded by the coding sequence GTGAGCTCGCTCCCCGGTCCGGCCGGAGCGGACCAGGAGGCCACCGGGCCGCTGCTGCACGTGGAGCGGCTCGGGGTCACCTACCGGACCCCGGCCGGTCCGCTGCCCGCGGTGCGGGACGTGTCCTTCACCGTGGGCCGAGGTGAGGTCTTCGGCCTGGTCGGGGAGTCCGGATCGGGCAAGAGCACGCTGCTCTCCGCCCTGATGCGGCTGCTGGCCCGGGGGACCGAGCTCACGGCGGCCCGGCTCGAGCTGGACGGCCAGGACCTGCTGGGCCTGAACGAGTCCGGTCTGCGCGCCCTGCGGGGCACCCAGATCGGGCTGGTGCCGCAGCGGCCGATGACCTCGCTGTCGCCGGTCACCCCGGTGGCCACCCAGCTGCGCCGGCTCACCGGCGGGACCGTGAGCGACGAGCGGCTGCACGAGCTGCTGACCAGCGTCGGGCTCGGCGGGCTGCGGCAGCGACTGGGCGACTACCCGTTCCAGTTCTCCGGCGGCCAGCTGCAGCGGATGCTGATCGCGATCGCGGTCCTGGCGCGCGAGCCGCGCCTGGTGCTGGCCGACGAGCCGACCACGACCCTCGACGCGACGGTGCAGGCCCAGGTGCTCCGGCTCCTGGTCGACCTGCGCGAGCGGCTGGGCAACACCGTCGTGCTGGTGACCCACGACCTCAACGTCGTGGCCCAGGTGTGCGACCGGGTCGGCGTCATGTACGGCGGGCGGCTGGTCGAGGTCGCGCCGACCCGGCAGCTGTTCGAGGACCCCCAGCACCCGTACACGGCCGCGCTGCTCGCGGCGATGCCCAGCAAGCACCTCCCCGGCGAGCGGCTGCGGCCGATCCCGGGGACGGTCAGCGGGGCGCAGCGGCTGCCCGGGTGCCCGTTCGCGCCACGCTGCCCGCGCGCCGACGACCGGTGCCGCGAGGTCGACCCCGAGCCCCGCCTGATCGGTGTCCACACGGTCCGGTGCCACCACCCCGGAGGAATGGCATGA
- a CDS encoding oligopeptide/dipeptide ABC transporter ATP-binding protein, producing the protein MTIAEQSAPGPVVTVEGLVKHYPLRGGRRRGSRGADAPVVHAVDGLDLRIERGESVALIGESGCGKSTVAKVLVGLVEPTEGLVQVGGRDVVTVTVKDLAARRRVQLVSQNPWSALNRSRSVRHILSQPILLHGLASGKEAVERRVQELLGLVGLPVEYLDRRPRDLSGGELQRVTVARALAAEPELLVLDEPTASLDVSVKATLVNLLKDLREQLGLTYLLITHELDVARHLVDRVAVMYLGVVVENGSAEQVFTAPEHPYTRALLAASPAELVVGELHGDGLVGEVPSAVDIPSGCRFHTRCPAAVAKCRTEVPILSTQPDGRTVACVRIDELSGTRAGGDTSGRNPQ; encoded by the coding sequence ATGACCATCGCCGAGCAGAGCGCGCCCGGCCCCGTCGTCACCGTCGAGGGCCTGGTCAAGCACTACCCGCTGCGCGGCGGGCGCCGCCGGGGGAGCCGTGGTGCCGACGCGCCAGTCGTGCACGCGGTCGACGGCCTCGACCTGCGTATCGAGCGCGGGGAGTCGGTGGCCCTGATCGGGGAGTCCGGCTGCGGCAAGTCCACTGTCGCGAAGGTGCTCGTCGGGCTGGTCGAGCCGACCGAGGGCCTGGTCCAGGTCGGGGGCCGCGACGTCGTCACGGTCACCGTCAAGGACCTGGCCGCCCGCCGGCGGGTGCAGCTGGTCTCGCAGAACCCGTGGTCGGCGCTGAACCGCTCCCGGTCGGTGCGCCACATCCTGAGCCAGCCGATCCTGCTGCACGGCCTGGCCTCCGGCAAGGAAGCCGTGGAGCGCCGGGTCCAGGAGCTGCTGGGCCTGGTCGGGCTGCCGGTGGAGTACCTGGACCGCCGGCCCCGCGACCTCAGCGGCGGCGAGCTCCAGCGGGTGACCGTGGCGCGGGCCCTGGCCGCCGAGCCCGAGCTGCTGGTGCTCGACGAGCCGACCGCGAGCCTCGACGTCAGCGTGAAGGCGACCCTGGTCAACCTGCTCAAGGACCTGCGCGAGCAGCTCGGCCTGACCTACCTGCTGATCACCCACGAGCTCGACGTGGCCCGGCACCTGGTCGACCGGGTCGCGGTGATGTACCTCGGCGTGGTCGTGGAGAACGGCTCGGCCGAGCAGGTCTTCACCGCCCCCGAGCACCCGTACACGCGGGCGCTGCTGGCGGCCTCGCCGGCCGAGCTCGTCGTGGGCGAGCTGCACGGCGACGGGCTGGTCGGCGAGGTGCCCTCGGCGGTGGACATCCCGTCCGGGTGCCGCTTCCACACCCGCTGCCCGGCCGCCGTGGCCAAGTGCCGCACCGAGGTCCCCATTCTCAGCACGCAGCCGGACGGTCGAACCGTCGCCTGCGTGCGCATCGACGAGCTGTCCGGCACCCGCGCCGGCGGCGACACCTCCGGAAGGAACCCGCAATGA
- a CDS encoding DUF3598 family protein — protein sequence MNSWDAEFPILSKHLGEWEGEYVHLDPEGNEIDRHASHLKMWVPEDGSCDIKQINTYTWPDGRVEAVEFPGMLKGRDVLFETDRISGHMHQADEQNILLTWTYKELLKEGNYLYELIQLSRDGQQKVRTWHWMEDDRLVKRTVIRERKTA from the coding sequence ATGAACTCCTGGGACGCCGAATTCCCGATCCTCAGCAAGCACCTGGGCGAGTGGGAGGGCGAGTACGTCCACCTCGACCCCGAGGGCAACGAGATCGACCGGCACGCCTCGCACCTGAAGATGTGGGTGCCCGAGGACGGCTCGTGCGACATCAAGCAGATCAACACCTACACCTGGCCCGACGGCCGGGTCGAGGCCGTGGAGTTCCCGGGCATGCTCAAGGGCCGCGACGTGCTCTTCGAGACCGACCGGATCAGCGGCCACATGCACCAGGCCGACGAGCAGAACATCCTGCTGACCTGGACCTACAAGGAGCTGCTCAAGGAGGGCAACTACCTCTACGAGCTGATCCAGCTCAGCCGCGACGGCCAGCAGAAGGTGCGCACCTGGCACTGGATGGAGGACGACCGCCTGGTCAAGCGCACGGTGATCCGCGAGCGCAAGACCGCCTGA
- a CDS encoding nitrilase-related carbon-nitrogen hydrolase, whose translation MHADTNPGRYPVAPLAQDAWTLGVAQSRIHPAADRAEMEDNLQHMLHLIDNAFHYGAGPDLLLFHEFPISGWDTWTREEALERCITLDGPEVAAIAAKARQYGSYIAFGAYVKDDVDWPGHVLSMTNLVGPDGELVASHWKARNVRGLFPGFELFTTAIYDVLDEYVARYGADAVLPIAKTPLGNITLSSTQLEPELMRALAIKGAEVILRTASGSFTETDIAASALYNRVYVAVANNALLLRKGPYFEDTGAGGSAIYGPDGRVLARAESKHETLLQARIPIAEFRARHLQPDVHWDLYRDVFDGYVSRFPPNLFSQTRPATLAETADYVVGRSRWS comes from the coding sequence ATGCACGCAGACACGAACCCGGGGCGCTATCCGGTGGCCCCGCTGGCGCAGGACGCCTGGACCCTCGGGGTGGCACAGTCCCGGATCCATCCCGCCGCGGATCGCGCCGAGATGGAGGACAACCTCCAGCACATGCTCCACCTCATCGACAACGCCTTCCACTACGGCGCCGGCCCGGACCTGCTGCTCTTCCACGAGTTCCCGATCAGCGGCTGGGACACCTGGACCCGGGAGGAGGCGCTGGAGCGCTGTATCACCCTGGACGGTCCCGAGGTGGCGGCGATCGCGGCCAAGGCCCGGCAGTACGGCTCCTACATCGCCTTCGGCGCCTACGTGAAGGACGACGTCGACTGGCCCGGCCACGTGCTGAGCATGACCAACCTGGTCGGCCCGGACGGCGAGCTGGTCGCGAGCCACTGGAAGGCCCGCAACGTCCGGGGGCTGTTCCCCGGTTTCGAGCTGTTCACGACGGCGATCTACGACGTGCTCGACGAGTACGTCGCGCGCTACGGTGCCGACGCGGTGCTGCCCATCGCGAAGACCCCGCTGGGCAACATCACGCTCTCCTCGACCCAGCTGGAGCCCGAGCTGATGCGGGCCCTCGCGATCAAGGGCGCCGAGGTCATCCTGCGGACCGCCAGCGGCAGCTTCACCGAGACCGACATCGCGGCCTCGGCGCTGTACAACCGGGTCTACGTGGCGGTCGCGAACAACGCGCTGCTGCTGCGCAAGGGCCCGTACTTCGAGGACACCGGCGCCGGCGGCTCGGCGATCTACGGACCCGACGGCCGGGTGCTGGCGCGGGCCGAGAGCAAGCACGAGACGCTGCTCCAGGCACGGATCCCGATCGCGGAGTTCCGGGCCCGGCACCTGCAGCCCGACGTCCACTGGGACCTCTACCGCGACGTCTTCGACGGCTATGTCAGCAGGTTCCCGCCGAACCTGTTCTCGCAGACCCGCCCGGCCACCCTGGCCGAGACCGCTGACTACGTCGTCGGCCGGAGCCGGTGGTCCTGA
- a CDS encoding FadR/GntR family transcriptional regulator: MSDRRSVGPAGPSSSDAVGDGGPPAPHRVPADPAQLSSMHGRVVERLGSLIATGELTGVLDPDRIVAELGVSRSLLRECLRTLGAKGMVQARQRSGTTVTDSTQWALLDEQVIRWRASGPRRFAQLRESLQLRARLEPLAAGLSARHQDAAALDALEAAAVRIDRATRARDPRLMIEADTAFHRLLYLGSGNQMLARLAGTVHACLQVPDFQRYQRFSTDTAARHERLAVLVRNQDVEGAERLSGELMDLTQELFLNAHDEVLGRSAATPR, translated from the coding sequence ATGTCGGACCGCCGCTCCGTCGGGCCCGCGGGCCCGTCCTCCTCCGACGCGGTCGGCGACGGGGGTCCGCCTGCTCCGCACCGGGTCCCGGCCGACCCGGCCCAGCTCTCGAGCATGCACGGGCGGGTGGTCGAGCGCCTCGGCAGCCTGATCGCGACCGGCGAGCTCACCGGCGTCCTCGACCCCGACCGGATCGTCGCGGAGCTCGGCGTCTCCCGGTCCTTGCTGCGCGAGTGCCTGCGCACCCTGGGCGCCAAGGGCATGGTGCAGGCCCGCCAGCGCTCGGGCACCACCGTCACCGACTCCACCCAGTGGGCCCTGCTCGACGAGCAGGTGATCCGCTGGCGCGCCTCCGGCCCGCGCCGGTTCGCCCAGCTGCGGGAGTCCCTGCAGCTGCGCGCCCGGCTGGAGCCGCTGGCGGCCGGGCTCAGCGCCCGGCACCAGGACGCCGCGGCGCTGGACGCACTGGAGGCGGCGGCCGTGCGGATCGACCGGGCGACCCGGGCCCGGGACCCGCGCCTGATGATCGAGGCCGACACCGCGTTCCACCGGCTGCTCTACCTCGGCTCGGGCAACCAGATGCTCGCCCGGCTCGCCGGCACTGTGCACGCCTGCCTCCAGGTCCCCGACTTCCAGCGGTACCAGCGCTTCAGCACCGACACCGCCGCGCGGCACGAGCGGCTCGCCGTCCTGGTCCGCAACCAGGACGTCGAGGGGGCCGAGCGGCTCTCCGGCGAGCTGATGGACCTCACCCAGGAGCTGTTCCTGAACGCCCACGACGAGGTCCTCGGCAGGTCGGCCGCGACGCCCCGATGA
- a CDS encoding IclR family transcriptional regulator, translated as MTISIDPATVPVQPATADDEDGGTPAGPGATGVTIATVERAADVLLELTRAPREGLGVPQLAAAIGMSRSATRRTLGSLRASGLVEVDESTHRYVLGVGALRLGVSYLNRIDVRRMARPALEDLSADTGETATLSVLLGERARVYVDQVTPDREVIVSVTLDQPYPLHVGASSRAFLAYLPEAHLERHLAPTPRRLRSGVLVDGPDLPQLRRDLAQVRARGWATSTGERQDGAASVAAPVLQHDGRPVAVLSVCGPAARLAGSLGDCRDRLLAATGALSALLGWDSGPD; from the coding sequence ATGACGATCTCCATCGACCCGGCGACGGTGCCGGTCCAGCCGGCGACCGCCGACGACGAGGACGGTGGCACGCCCGCCGGTCCGGGCGCCACCGGTGTCACGATCGCCACGGTGGAGCGGGCCGCGGACGTGCTCCTCGAGCTGACCCGCGCTCCGCGGGAGGGCCTCGGGGTGCCGCAGCTGGCCGCCGCCATCGGGATGTCGCGCTCGGCGACCCGCCGCACGCTCGGCTCCCTGCGGGCCAGCGGCCTCGTCGAGGTCGACGAGAGCACGCACCGCTATGTCCTGGGGGTCGGGGCGCTGCGCCTGGGCGTGAGCTACCTGAACCGCATCGACGTACGGCGGATGGCCCGGCCGGCGCTGGAGGACCTCTCCGCCGACACCGGGGAGACGGCCACGCTCTCGGTGCTGCTCGGCGAGCGCGCCCGCGTGTACGTCGACCAGGTGACCCCCGACCGGGAGGTCATCGTGTCGGTGACCCTCGACCAGCCCTACCCGCTGCACGTGGGGGCGTCCTCGCGCGCCTTCCTCGCGTACCTGCCCGAGGCCCACCTGGAGCGGCACCTCGCTCCGACGCCGCGCCGGCTCCGCTCGGGAGTGCTCGTCGACGGCCCGGACCTGCCGCAGCTGCGCCGCGACCTGGCTCAGGTCCGGGCGCGCGGCTGGGCGACCTCGACCGGGGAGCGGCAGGACGGGGCGGCGTCGGTGGCGGCCCCGGTGCTCCAGCACGACGGGCGTCCGGTCGCGGTCCTCAGCGTGTGCGGCCCCGCGGCCCGGCTGGCCGGCAGCCTGGGGGACTGCCGCGACCGGCTGCTCGCGGCGACCGGCGCCCTCTCCGCGCTGCTCGGCTGGGACTCGGGGCCGGACTGA
- a CDS encoding alpha/beta hydrolase — MIERHYVNLPGGQLHYRRAGEGPPVVVLHSSPMSSAAMVPWIERLAADFTVYALDTPGYGQSDPLPYGGPDPEIPDYARRVVEFADALGLDRFVLGGTHTGSKIALATAVAAPERVAQLVMDGLGLYTVEEMAEQLERYTPPTVPVWHGGHLVEAWHRMRNMWTFWPWYRQEGERRLDESMPSLADLHLMTMDMLRAGLDWGVAYRAAFRYDARAALGGLRVPALLIAKHADPLHEHLDRLRVEAPTMTVHSVGNEEHLDRLMAAFDRDLGLPDAPPSPVVEHAGGTTRRYVTTEHGVSHVRIDGDPAAPPLLLVHGSPGSADSFDALVRDLAADHLVIAPDTLGNGYSTPSRAEDPRIGDFADATGAVLEALGLAGVQAYGSHTGACISLELAVRRPDLVSSVVADGLPVLAEEERADLLENYFISMAPERHGEHLLRAWHTIRDVMLFWPWYRQDAAHVRPTGPGETEHLHRLVLEFLKSGPTYQDSYRAAFLFESQARLAAAEVPVLVCAAPDDMLRQGSEEASAGEPVTFVELDPAAGRGAAWAVRRA, encoded by the coding sequence ATGATCGAACGGCACTACGTGAATCTCCCGGGCGGCCAGCTGCACTACCGGCGGGCCGGGGAGGGGCCGCCGGTCGTGGTGCTGCACTCCTCACCGATGTCCTCCGCGGCCATGGTGCCGTGGATCGAGCGGCTCGCGGCGGACTTCACCGTCTACGCCCTCGACACCCCGGGCTACGGCCAGTCCGACCCGCTGCCCTACGGCGGCCCGGACCCGGAGATCCCGGACTACGCCCGCCGGGTGGTCGAGTTCGCCGACGCCCTCGGCCTGGACCGGTTCGTGCTCGGCGGCACCCACACCGGCTCCAAGATCGCGCTCGCCACGGCCGTGGCCGCCCCCGAGCGGGTCGCCCAGCTGGTCATGGACGGGCTGGGCCTCTACACCGTGGAGGAGATGGCCGAGCAGCTCGAGCGCTACACCCCGCCGACGGTGCCGGTCTGGCACGGCGGCCACCTGGTCGAGGCGTGGCACCGGATGCGGAACATGTGGACGTTCTGGCCCTGGTACCGCCAGGAGGGCGAGCGCCGGCTCGACGAGTCGATGCCGTCGCTGGCCGACCTGCACCTGATGACCATGGACATGCTGCGCGCCGGCCTGGACTGGGGCGTGGCCTACCGCGCGGCGTTCCGGTACGACGCGCGCGCCGCGCTGGGCGGCCTGCGGGTCCCGGCCCTGCTGATCGCCAAGCACGCCGACCCGCTCCACGAGCACCTGGACCGGCTCCGGGTCGAGGCCCCGACGATGACCGTGCACAGCGTCGGGAACGAGGAGCACCTGGACCGGCTGATGGCCGCGTTCGACCGCGACCTCGGACTGCCGGACGCCCCGCCGTCCCCGGTGGTCGAGCACGCCGGCGGCACCACCCGCCGCTACGTCACCACCGAGCACGGCGTCAGCCACGTCCGGATCGACGGCGACCCCGCCGCGCCGCCGCTGCTGCTCGTGCACGGCTCCCCGGGCTCCGCCGACAGCTTCGACGCGCTGGTCCGCGACCTGGCCGCCGACCACCTGGTGATCGCGCCCGACACGCTCGGCAACGGCTACTCGACCCCGAGCCGGGCCGAGGACCCGCGGATCGGCGACTTCGCGGACGCGACCGGCGCGGTCCTCGAGGCGCTCGGGCTCGCCGGGGTCCAGGCCTACGGCAGCCACACCGGCGCCTGCATCTCGCTGGAGCTCGCCGTCCGGCGCCCGGACCTGGTCTCCTCGGTGGTGGCCGACGGCCTGCCGGTCCTCGCGGAGGAGGAGCGCGCCGACCTGCTCGAGAACTACTTCATCTCGATGGCGCCCGAGCGGCACGGGGAGCACCTGCTCCGCGCCTGGCACACGATCCGCGACGTGATGCTCTTCTGGCCGTGGTACCGCCAGGACGCCGCGCACGTGCGGCCCACCGGCCCGGGGGAGACCGAGCACCTGCACCGGCTGGTGCTCGAGTTCCTCAAGAGCGGGCCGACGTACCAGGACTCCTACCGCGCGGCGTTCCTGTTCGAGTCCCAGGCGCGGCTGGCGGCGGCCGAGGTCCCGGTCCTGGTCTGCGCCGCCCCGGACGACATGCTGCGCCAGGGCAGCGAGGAGGCGAGCGCCGGGGAGCCTGTCACGTTCGTCGAGCTGGACCCGGCCGCCGGCCGGGGAGCGGCCTGGGCGGTGCGCCGAGCCTGA